The sequence aataaccttattattgcattcttgactggggcatcaaattgttaGAGTAATGGctgttttcgtgcaatgtcaataATTTATCTTCCAATTTATAGCATAActgtggaacgctatctcggtCGCACTTCTGCTAGTTCTGGATAGTGTGtgtgcactgcactgcacactTACGTACAGAGTGCGTTtcagacatgttctggcacttgTCCAaagagtcccttgaaaccgttcaacagtgaacgcacAGATACAGCCTCAGgtgatggggcgccttgaaaccgtacgggAAATAGGCTTCGGAACGCCACAGAATGCCCTCCAAAACCAGGCGGCTCTGTTTTTATTACAGATGTTCTCCAATTTTGTTGATCGCCGTCGAAAAAAACAGGTAAACGAAAAAAAAGGCCTGATAGCGTACGGATTCTATATCGTGCGCATTAATATGCTGTGaatgaacttttcatcagcGGTGAGCTCACTGATTGGCTAAAGGAAACTTTGtactattcatatgcaaatattttgatgcGGCGTACCGAGTTCACattaggccgaacaaaaaattgtgctgtccCAATAACCAGACCTACCCTagtttttacctgccgaccctaaacttttaaCAGCTACGTAAACgcggaagtaaaaaaagaaagacaaaaaccGAAAAACAACGCGTTTGTTAcatggcatttgatttttgcttgaacgatgATGTCTACTATGTTTTTTTTCCCCtttcatatgtatgatatattttacTTGCAATGTTGTGACCAGTGTTTGACCTCCCCGAGCCGCTGAAAAATGCAtaattaaaaatagaaatattttggtaaaaaaaattcctgctgacctatacctaccctatttttttgaaaaccatgttatcggaacagcacaattcaTTTTGGGGGCCTTACTGTATTTCCATCTCAACTAAGACAACAAAAACAGACACAACCAGAtagaaatctgaaatattttaatacaacaaaatttgtattACAGTAACAAGATCAAATGTAGTAAAAATTGGAATGACCGAAActtcaaaattgtgaaattagACTAATCAGAGTCCGAGTACGACTGTCAGATCTACACTCTAAACGTTTGGACACTTATGACGCGTCGGATGCGTTCAGTTTGATCACATGGGAAGTGTCATGCGTGTTCAAgtattgaacttttgtgttcagAAATAGAATGGATGTGTTCAGCCATTGACCGCTGCCATTCTAACACCAACTGACAACAGTTTTTGTCGCGTGTTTTTATCCAGACAACATTATTTTTAGTTAGAAACACCTATCACGATGTCTTTAGTTTGTTTTCTGCTCCAGTAAACTCCTCTGAAACAAAAAAACGAACAAAGTATTTTGTTTGACTCGTATATACATGTGAATTCGAGTCAGTGAAGACTTATTGAAATCAAAGGCACATGTTGGTAGTtctgaaaagttttcaagtttattAGCCTAATTGCTTATAATAAAAGGACGTAAATGTCTTTAAACTATTTACTTCGATACAATCGTGAAGACAAATATCTTCCGGAACACTAGTGTTCAATTTGTGAATATTCGTATTCAAACAGGGCGCCTGACAAAGAACACTAGTGTTACCAACTAAATGAACACTTGTGTTCAAAGGTGTCCCGAGTATGACGTCACTGTTAATCGGGCTTCCTCGGGTCAAACGAGGGCCCCCTCTGAACATGCGCACATTAGATGCAAGCCGCGCCGCTGCTGCAGACGACACATTTCGTTGCTGGTGGTATTTTCACATTCTATGATTTCAGCGATTGAGTTCTGCCAGTATTTCGTGACGGTGTGATAGCTGTTTACACAGAGAGTTTGACTGCTACGGTAAGTATTGTATATCGTGGCAAAATGGCATTGAATAGGCACCAAGTTTGAACCGTAGCCCGGCGAGCACATGGCACTCAGGTCAGAAGTGTATTTTTTGCCGTAGAGTACCTCTCTCGCAATATTGTGAGTCACTTACGTtctaattttaataattatctCGTTTTGTGTTTAGACTAGACAGTTGCAAATTTTCGGGCCATATTCGTGAGTCCaaacacaaattttgtaaatcacaaatagaATGCTAGTGTTCTGAATGCTGAATACTAGTGTTCCGTAACTCCTAATGCTCTAGTCTGTTGATGAAGGTCACGTGATCCATAGCTGAATCCTAGTGTTCATGTTGTGAATACTACCATTCTATCCTATTAAGCTTAGAAATAGTGATTTTACAGAAGTTTGATCTATGTATCTACGTTTTTTTCGGCAAACTTAATATTTATGACATAGCCATGATTATGTCCTAACTGTGTCAACTGACAAGTCAGCTACCATAGTGGTTGAACAGGGGTttggaaattgaaataaatcatccatcaatacaatgaaatattgtacttgTAGGATCCACTCGGCATGTTAGCAGTAATACTGTACATGGAGAAGAGAATAAAGATGAAGCATGGTGGAAAGGCATCTTCATCAGCACTTTCAAAGGCTGCATCAATCATCACACTTGTTGAGGTAATTATAAAGACATTGTAACAATGACTATATGTACTGTCTAGTATTTTGTTCAAGTGCTGTTTTACTGTAGTATTCTCATTGATGCATGTGCATAAATTAGCACAAAACAAGGACGTGATGACCCAAAACAGGGACATGATATCAtgcaagttttacaaaatttgtataaACATGACAAAATCTCAGTCAGTAAGgcagccgtcattatttatggcctgagGATTGGAGGAATttgggggtcactcaaaaaaagaTGGGGTATGTTGAACTCACACATGATGAACAAGAGGGGGGTTTACTCAAAAATATTTCCAGTGATCAAGTAATTCACTTTGTACTGCATGCAATTAAAGTACATAAAATTTGTCTTTATTCCACTAGGATGTAGCAGATGAAGACATCAACAGTGCACTGAAAACCGAAGAATGTGAGGCTCCTCATATATGGTCTTTACAGCAGCTGGAGAACTCTCAGGACTTTACATCGTAGGTGACACTGTTCATATAACTGTAGACAGAAAGGAGGGAATTATGTCTGCAGTGTTGAAACTAATGACTTCATATTACGTATTTGACTTGTCATATCCAAAATCACATGCTATGATTCTTGGACTTCTGCAATCATTAGTGGTGGAGGAGGCTTTCAAGCAAAAAACTTCACAGGGATAGGCCTACAGGGTGCTCTTTAAAGAGGTAAGGGAGAAATGGAAGTCTGTCTTAATTGCTGACGCTCCTCAATAAGATGAAGACCTGGTATCCTCACGGTCACCTTTCCATAGGACTTTAAAGGGACATCAGCTGTAACTTGAAAGTTTGATGagtttctcaatatttttgttccatagGTTAATGAGAATATCTTGTTTTcctccctaaagcatgttgacaCGCCCATTATCAACATTGTCAACACCGCCTAGAACCAATCTGATCAGTCCGTATTTACCTTTGCTGGGTTGCTGTTGTTCTCGTTCTGTGTTGCGCGATCTCTTACATCTGACAAACAGCAATAGAAAACCTTGTTCAAATTTCGCGCGTCGGCACAGCAAATAAGAACTTATTATATGTATCGGAATGGAACAAATCTGCTTGCAGGCGGATACGCGGACGATATGTACACTCAGTGGTCAGTGCGTTTTATGAAGACAATTTCTGATTGGTCGGCTGTTCTGGCCGATGCGTGAGATTTGAACGAGATATTCTATTGCTGTTTGTCAGATGTAAGAGATTGcgcaatgcaaaacaaaaacaacagtgATCAGCAAAGGTAAATGAATATTATTCACATGGTGTATTAACTTTAAGTCAACtccaatgtaatgtaatgtaatgtaatgtaaacaTTTCTGTACAATCTGTGTTCATCCCTTTTGAAGAATTTCTATCTAATTGATATTCATTATTTGTTGTTGTATATATCAGTTGTTTTATAAGTGACAATTACCTATTGCTATTGTACTGTTTTACAAAGCATTTTAGCTTATAAAGGAGTTTTCGTTCAATTGCAAGTTAGAAATTCTCTTTAGAGTACCATATTTGATAGTTGTTCTAATATCCAGGTTTTGATTGCAAGTTGATAAGTTTGAAATGGCAAGCAATCATAGCAGTTTCCATGTTCAGTTTCATTGCAAGTTTGCAAATCTGTAGAAGCCATATGTGATGCaaacagaaatatttgtttttttgtcaCAAGTTGAAAGTCCTAAATGACCGGCTGTAATGACAATTTGAATGTTTAACTGTTCCATTGTGAGTATAAAATTCTAGAGGACTCTTttttaaatgcattttaatgtaatttttgatTGATTGCAAGTTGAAAACTCCTTGTTATATCCATttaattcaaattgaaaaatcaGATGAAAAGCTGTTATAGCTGCTTTTATGTTTAATTGTTCCATTTCAAGTTGGACTGTTTATAAATATTGCATTATTAACTTGTGTCTGTAATTTTCTATGTGTACATTATTAGGTGAACACATGGTGGTCTGCTTTCCAGAACACATGCATTCTATTTACTTACTCTGCACACTTACATtgtgttcaaaaagtgttacagtgtTCTGATGCGTAAACAGtgttctatttcatgtaattttgaacatatgaaatgcgttcaaaaataaaaacactatATGTTCTAAATCTGAACACATGCATTCTAGTTTTCTTAGTGAACACTTAAACTGCGTTCAAAAGAGTGTTACAGTTAAGCGTTCTAATATGTGTTCAATAACTGAACACATGACTTTAGAGGTACGGTTACGTGAATGAAACATAGTGGTGTACGGACATCTGTCGATGAAAGACGCTGTCAAGAGTTGTTTCCTGAGGCTGCGATGTTGAATGAGAAGTTGAAGACTCCTCTTGTGATTTGGTTTTAAACTTACTGGCTACACGTGCACCATTGCAAAGATTGCGAAGTACTGATCGCCGCGTTATCTGAGGAGCCGATCTATCACTAACGTTGCTGGCCATGGCTAAGACAGCTGTGGGCCCGGAGCTGTgatgttttcagacgggattcctgggctggttttgactttacgACTTTTAACCTCGCCACCACaaagtcgtaaaagtcaaaagcaGCCCTAAAAGGCAGgcatcccgtctgaaaacaccacagctatggacccacagctagacCAAAGACATTCGTCTTTGCCATGGCCAACACTGGTATTGCACTATCGCTTGTCGATGTGCTCGGTCACGGGTTGAATTTGTTATCAACCCCAATCAATATTACTCATTTGCCGTTCACCCAGTCGTTGAAAACAACAACTTCGCGACGCGATTTTTCACAACGGTGATTTAGTTTTTTGCAACCTGACGAGAACTTTGACGTCTTCGGTCGAGACCGCAGCAAATCTTGCAGATGTCGACGGCTTATAGCTTTCGCCGGTACCGTTTCCATCGTAGTCAGAGTTTTTGTTCCGTCCACTGTGCCGAGATATTAGTTTCACTTCGATGATAAAATTCTGATTCAAAATGTTCGAAATAAATACAGTTTGCCAATCGTAATGATTATTTCCCTAAACAGATGTAAATCCGCTTCAATATTATTGTTGTTCAGAAACTGTTAACCACTAGACAATAATTACCAATAGAAAGTAGAACGGGataatgactaatttgcataatttagtgtgaaataatttcttaaccATGGTTTTCTATGTAAACGTAATTTAATGGCACGTgacctgttttcaaaatgctttgcagttggcaaaacatgtaaaatattttgctggACACAAGAAATCAGTAAAACATTAATAGCAGTAATAATTAGCCCAATTAAAAGCTAAAATACTTAGAAAAGTTTGTTTTCAGAAAATGCAAATGCCAACTTTATTTCGCTGCCAACAGATTGGTAATTTGTAGTACTTGGTGCGTTTGTAATAATATGATATACAGTCGTGACACGGTGCATCGATGTATCGATGTATATTGTATTTATCGATCGAGTTCGATTCACTGACAGTTTATATATTTATCTTCACCGATGAGGGCGCACTCAATCAACGTGCATACGTTTTTCGCATCGACTACCACTGTAACACGACGCGTCTAGGAAATACATCATACTTATACAATGAAGATTGTGgggatcattttgaattttaaaaagtcgCGAATTTGGTTAAAGTTATTTTGGAAACGTTTTAGCGGCAGCCCCTTAACCTCTCATCTATTGGCAGAGAGTAAACCGTCTTAATTACAGTGTCCGTTTTTCGcaatggagggaccgtgactgaAAGAAATGCACCCATCTCTCAAGTCAGAGGCTCATCGTTTTCAAAAACTGCATTTTATGATGGATACGTTAATCCGATCTTCTTGGGGAACAATTCAATTGCCCGATAATCATTAAAGACTTTTGATCGTCGACCATTCATATTGTTACTTCTGTCATGAAAACTTATGGCTCATGAAAATGGCCTTATACTTTCACATGACTTAGATATGCTTAACTAACGAAATAAGTATGTAGACTCTAATCTCCAACTACAGCTTTTATGAATTAATAAGTTTTTAACAGCTATTTCTGACTCGGGTCTGTGAAACAACTTATGCGACTTTCACATATCTTTCCTATAGTAAAGTCTTTGGAATGACGACCgtctttattttgtgattgaagaAAGAAATGTAACCATATGGCAACGTAGACATTTACAGAAAGACAAGACACAAAGACATGTATTTATTATGACGAACACCAAGCTAcatgaaaattgacaaaattggatttttgtttcaatcTTTTATTTCTTCATTGGAATTCAACAAGCCAATCTCCACGAGCTACTTATGGAATTTACAGTAACAATCCACCTAGTGTATAAAATAGCGTTCTCAAAAGGTAGGCTACTTCCATCGATAATGACATACACCAAACATCTGACTTGTCAAATCTGTGCACAGTAAgcattaaaattcattttacaGTCATGTGAAATATGTCATGAAAATCAATTATCTTTGGAATGCGAGAcacatttagttttttttttctgaaatgcagATTAATCGGGAAGTTCAGtcaagacattaatctactgtATGTGTTTGCTAAAATGCACAACTTGTGTAAAAAACACCATGAACGTGAAACTCCTGACAGGAAGAAAAGAATTTGATAACAATCCATACTGACACCAAGTAAAATGTTTCTATGCGTATCGATGGCTGATCTGATACGACGTAAGCGTTCTCTGCTTTTAGAAGCAATTCTAGTTCAAAACCAGAAAGTTACAAGAGTACATTGTTTTAAAGAAGATATAGCTCTGAAATATCTGACGATCAtaaaaatacggctagttttcaatcgggttcgaacccacaacatacggcatcagtcgcctagcggagaggccacagagagaaccgctcgactaaatccccactctcatataaagagtggttcaatagccggaaTGTAGCGGTTGGTTTCATTTTCAATGCTTTTAAATACCTAACCGTATTCTTAAGTCACGAGTAATACTATGAAAGAAAAGTGCGTTTGACTTGTGAGACATATAAACCACAAAAAGATGTTGGTGAAAACCATACGTATTACCATAATTAAAAGTACAATAcaacgaaaaataaaatgcgaGATTCAAAAACGTCTTAGTACGATATATAACACTTCATCAAATCATTTACGATAGCAACGTAGCAGAGGAAATCATAGAGCGCTGGCTTTAGAATACAGCCCAGAAAAAATACATGCAAGCCAAAAACTAAAATATTCGGAAATAACatgcatattttttgaaaagagtcGTTATATTTGGACAATTCTGAATACTTTGAAGAGTTTTTAAACTAAtcctacaatacatcatgatcTGAAAATATCTATATCTATGATAGAGTGACAAGAAATAGTGTAAAAAAATGGCATTAGGTATACGGCTAAGTGGCAAGAAAAAAGAGAGTAAACAAAACATCACCAAAGTCttcaatatttcttgatttAACCATCATGCAGCTATGGTGTTTCGGCTACACACATGATAACAAATCTTAGTTCTCGAATGCATCATTGAATGACAATCCTGCATGCATATACTGTGATCAGAACAATGAATACAGCTAGCTGTGCAACACAATAAGCTTAGGTCTACTTGGCAAGCGTACAGGGAAAtagtaaattgaaaaaaaagcaTAACGTCTACAATCCAATTAAATGTCTTAATATTTACAATCTTGTCACGATATTTTAAATTGCGATAAAACTATCAAACTCTAAGAAATACAGTCCATTACAGATACTGATATGTTACGTGTACCTCTGCTCTGAAGCCGACATAAAGCCAACCTGACCAGCCTAGCCTGACAGCAGATATTGAAATAGCGCCACCTATCATGAGCTAATGAACTAGCGTAAGAATTTTACACTAACGTGAGTCGGTCGGTTGTACATCTCATAAAAACAGACCTCtttcaaaaacgaaaaaaaatacaaaggtACGGAGGTCTCTTTTCTGTTTCTGAATCAGTAACATAATACCCAGCTGTGTTATGTTTGCAAATTCgtactttgatattttttctgggACTACCTTTTACGGTGGAAGCTATCTAATGAGTAAAGCGTTCGACTACAGTCAAAACATTAACAGCTGACAGGTTGCCAGCTGAAGTCATGTGTGGATTTACTCCTGGAATTTTATAAATCTGACGATGTTACAAGAAATCGGAAGGCATTATTCTGACCAGGATGAGTCTCAGAGTGTGTGGACATTGTTCAGGTAAGATCTGATGAGTGTCTTTcttgaaatcaaaacaaatatgagAAGATTTCACAGCGAtgctttgatgaatgttacagtGTTTGAATAAAAACTCATTGCAATGCTGCTGTACATAATTCACAATTGTattctgtaaaaaaatatgaaaattgcaactgatCACTTTGATCTCCATTTAATGAATTGTTAacatcaaaatgtgaaattctAACCCAAACATGACCAGTAAAATCAGGACATTAACTCAGAAATCTGgaaagcatgttgaaatttgattgAATGTTGAATGGAAGTCATGTCAACACTGGACATTCTgcagaaatatcaaaatatctctTTATAAAACATGATAACTTCAACTGATAACTTAAATATTATGATTTTTGAATTACTTACATCAAGACGTAAAATTCTAACCCCAACATGGCcaggaaaatatgaacatttctcaaaaaaaaaatgaaattatttgtattttctacATGTCAAAACAGTTGCATTAAACTTATCACAATTTCTCTACAGTATTCAAAATATCACTCTGAAAAATTTATAAACTTTCAACTGATGtcttaaattttatgatttttgaattcttcaCATCAGGACATAAAATTCTAACCCCAACATGGCcaggaaaatatgaacatttctcagaaaaatgaaattatttgtattctctgtgtcaaaacaattgCATCAAAACAAACCTGATCacaatttcttcacattttacaaaaaagttgactctgaaaataatacaaaatttcaaccaatgactttaattttaaattattgGATTCCTTACATCAAGATGAGAAATTCTAACCCCAACATGACtaggaaattatgaatagtttctgagaaaaatgaaattattgacattgtTCATGGCATCAAAACAAAGCGGATCacaatttcttcacattttacagaaaattcactctgaaaaaaatacaaaatttcatccaaGGGTTTCAATTCCACTTGGAGTCATTTCCTGACATCATAACGAGAAATTCTAACCCAAACTTGGCTGAGAAAATATTGAGTTTTGATGAGAAAATCAGGAAAATTGTGTCAGTCATGGTGATGATGTGTTTGTAGGTTGTTCAGTTGTACAAttgtatttgctgcaatatTTGCATTGACTGTCTTCTCAGATTTCTTACTTGTAAATGACCTTGACAGTGAGATCACTGCTATCTGAATAAACTATTCTACCGTCTGTAAACACTGCAATGTAGTAAGGGATTCCATCTACAGTTACAGTTTCCTGGTATTCACCCTGtctatcaaatttcactatcttCCTACTATCTGCCACATAAATATTGTCTGCATTGTCAACTGTAACTCCCAATGGATACTCTAAGTGATCACTTCCAAattgattcaatatttcaagattactGTCCAAAACATAGATACACTTTACATCACCACGACATGACACTATGagttgatatttgctattcatggTCAGAGAGTAGGGCTGACTGAGTTGTCGTCTTGAAATAATGTCCCCATCTCCATTACATTTGATTACACAGTCTGCATCGTAGTCTGctatgaaaacatttctgtctttatcAACAAATACACCAGTGGGGTCTTTCAGTTTACCCATTGCTATTATTTGTTTCACTTCACTCTTTGCATCACTCACTACAATGCATTGGTTGTATCTATCCGCTGTGTAATAGTCACCATTGTCTGCCATTGCTGTGTCGTATGGTTTGAAATTGTGAGGTAAGCCATGAACTGTGACAGATGTTAGAATCTGTGCAGTGTCTGCTGTTACTGTCTTCACACTGCCAGATGAGTCACAGACAAGTACATGTCCATTCTGGTTTATTGTCAATCCCAATGGGTAAAAGACTTCATCTGATGATTCCTTGCCATCTCTGGACAATAAAACCCTGACAGTGTTGGACAGTAGTGTACCTATAGGTGTAAGGTAACAATTTGCAAAtgtaggttaaaggtcaccagcTGATAAAACAATAGAACTGCCATTGAAATATGGTTTTTTTGACATGAAGGTGGcaatttcttgaaaaaatctcattaataaaaaattaaaacagtaaaaattgtactaatttgcataaataagtATATTTCACTGATAAACAATCGTTCAGGCTGGTAATTGTACTTTTTCACCTCTTTTTAAATGCTAGTAGTTGTTCAATTGAGTAATGACAGTGGTTTTTTGACATTCTTAAGATTTTAGGTAATAATTAAAAATTGCTCTGATCAAGTAATTTGCATTATTAATGAATTAAGGTAATTAGGCTTTATCTCCATAATGGATTTGagtaaaatgctaaaattttgtgGAATTGTTTCTTAAGCCATGGCCGTGTCATTGCATTTGGtccagtgaattttatctgTGTAGTAATcatgtatttgcataattaatgaatttaggtaattaggctATATCTCAATTATGGTTCAG comes from Ptychodera flava strain L36383 unplaced genomic scaffold, AS_Pfla_20210202 Scaffold_108__1_contigs__length_254589_pilon, whole genome shotgun sequence and encodes:
- the LOC139126621 gene encoding tripartite motif-containing protein 2-like; this translates as TLLSNTVRVLLSRDGKESSDEVFYPLGLTINQNGHVLVCDSSGSVKTVTADTAQILTSVTVHGLPHNFKPYDTAMADNGDYYTADRYNQCIVVSDAKSEVKQIIAMGKLKDPTGVFVDKDRNVFIADYDADCVIKCNGDGDIISRRQLSQPYSLTMNSKYQLIVSCRGDVKCIYVLDSNLEILNQFGSDHLEYPLGVTVDNADNIYVADSRKIVKFDRQGEYQETVTVDGIPYYIAVFTDGRIVYSDSSDLTVKVIYK